From the genome of Leptotrichia sp. HSP-342:
AAAATCCAAAAGAAAAAAACAAACAAATTTAAAAACTTTGCCTCACTAAAACGAACTTCCCAAGTTCGAGGAGAAATCGACTTACGTGGAATGAATGCCGACGAAGCAATCGCAGAACTAGAAACATACATGGACAGAGCAATGCTAACAGGCTACCACGAAATCTACATAATTCACGGAAAAGGAACAATGGTACTAAGAAAAAAAATCCACGAATACCTAAGAACTTCAAAATATGTAACAGAATTTAAAGATGCCAATCAAAATGAAGGTGGAATTGGGTGTACGGTGGCTACTTTGAAGTAGGAAATTTATGTTAAGAGAGATTTTATAAATTAAAAGTTTTCAAGAGCAGGGAGAATAAAAAAATGAAACTTTACAACACAATGACCAATAAAATTGAAGAATTTAAGACAATAGAAGAAAATAAGGTAAAAATGTATGTTTGCGGGCCTACTGTCTATAATTACATACATTTGGGGAATGCACGTCCAATTGTAGTTTTTGATACGTTGGCACGGTATTTTGAGCATAAGGGGATGGAAGTTGAGTTTGTGCAGAATTTTACGGATGTGGATGATAAGATTATAAATAAGTCTATGGAAGAAGGGACTTCTGCTAGCGAGGTTTCGGAAAAATATATAAAATATTTTTTTGAGGATATTAGCAAGCTGAATATTCTTGAAAGTGTGAAAAGACCTAAAGTTACTGAAAATATGGCGGAAATTATTAAGATTATTCAAAAATTAATTGATAATGGGTTTGCTTACGAGAAAGATGGGGATGTTTATTTTGAGGTAAAAAAATATAAGGATTATGGAAAATTATCAAATCAGAAAATTGAGGAGCTGGAACTTGGGGCTAGGATTGATGTGTCGGAAATTAAGAAAAATCCAGTAGACTTTGCACTTTGGAAAAAAAAGAAAGATGGAGAGCCGTTTTGGCAATCGCCTTGGGGACAAGGACGTCCTGGATGGCATATAGAATGTAGTGCGATGGCAAAAAAATATCTTGGAGATACATTTGATATTCACGGTGGCGGACAAGATTTAGTTTTTCCGCATCACGAAAATGAGATTGCCCAAAGTAAGTGTGCTTATCACGGAAACTTTGCAAATTATTGGCTTCACAACGGATTTATTCAGATAAATGGCGACAAAATGTCAAAATCGCTAGGAAATTTCTTTTTGCTTCGTGAAATACTTGAAAAATTTTCTGGAAATGTAGTAAGACTTTTTATTCTTAGCACTCATTACAGAAAGCCGATTAACTTTTCATTCGAGAATATGGAAGATACGAAAAAAGCGTTGCAAAATATTATAAAATCAATGAATAAATTTGAAAATATTGTTGAAAAATATAAGAATGAAAAAATAGAAAATGTTAAAAATTCAGAGTTTTCTCAAAAAATTGATGAATTTGATAAAAAATTTGAAGAAGCGATGGACGAGGATATGAATACACCGCAGGCACTAGCGACTATTTTTGATCAGATTAGGGAAACAAATAAACTTATTTCCAGAAATGAAAGTGAGTTTTCCAGAATTTATTATGAAATTAAAAAATCTTATGATTCTTTGAAGGCAAAATTAGAAAATGTATTTGGAATAGCGATTGAAATAGAAAATGCTGTGAAGGAGGAAGATGGAGAAAATATGGAATTGACAAAAAAATTAATTGAATTACTGATAAAATTACGAAGTGAGGCAAGAAGTGAGAAAAATTTCAAATTATCCGATGAAATTCGGAATGAATTGAAGGCACTTGGGGTAGAAATTAAGGATAATAAGGATGGAAGTACGGATTATAATTTATTGTAATTTTTGATTTAAGAAGAGGGAAAAATGAAAAATATTTTAGTAGGAGTTACAGGGGGAATTGCGGCATATAAATCGGCTGGAATTGTATCGCTTTTGAAAAAGAAAGGATATAATGTGAAAGTTGTGATGACTGAAAATGCTACAAAAATCGTTGGACCTTTGACTCTTGAAACTTTATCAAGAAATAGGATTTATGTGGATATGTGGGACAGCAATCCGCATTATGAAGTGGAGCATATTTCACTTGCGGATTGGGCAGATATGGTTTTGATTGCACCTGCGACTTATAATATAATTGGAAAGGTGGCAAACGGGATTGCAGACGATATGCTTACGACAATCCTTTCCGCTGTTTCGGTAAGAAAGCCAGTATTTTTTGCTTTAGCAATGAATGTGAATATGTATGAAAATCCGATTTTAAAAGAAAATATTGATAAGCTGAAATCCTTTGGATATAGGTTTATTGATGCAGAAGAAGGACTGCTTGCCTGCAATTATAGTGCGAAGGGAAGAATGAGCGAGCCAGAAAATATTGTCGATGAAATAGAAAGATACAGTATTTTTTCAAAATTTGAGAATTTTGATACAACCTTGAAAGGTAAAAAAATTCTTATAACAAGCGGGCGAACAAAGGAAAATATTGATCCAGTCAGATATTTGTCAAATAATTCAAGCGGAAAAATGGGATATTCAATTGCTCAGGCGGCGGCTGATATGGGAGCAGACGTAACTTTAATTAGCGGGTCTACGGACTTGAAAATTCCAAATGGGCTTAAAAATTTTATTTCTGTGGAATCAGCACTTGAAATGTATGAAAAAGTGGATGAATATTTTAAAAATACTGATATTTTCATAGCTTGTGCGGCAGTTGCTGATTACAGACCAAAGGAATACAAAAAGGAAAAAATAAAGAAATCTGATTCAGATTTGGTTATGGAATTGGTTAGAAATCCTGATATTTTATTAGAGATGAGCAAAAAGAAGGAAAAACAGCTATTAGTTGGATTTGCCGCAGAAACTAATGATATAAGGGAAAATGCCTTGAAAAAGCTGGGAAAGAAAAATTTAGATATTATAGTGGCAAATAATGCATCTGTAATGGGCAGCGATGAAAATGTGATTGAGATTATTAGAAAAGATAGGACTTCGGTGGAAATTAGTCAGAAAAGTAAGATGGAGCTGGCTTATGATATTTTGAGTGAAGTTGTTTGTGAGTTGGAAAAGAGATAAAGTTTTTTGAAATTATGAATGTGTTGATTTTTATAAGTTTATTGATTTTGTAAAAGGGAGAATAAATTATGAAATCTGAAAAACAAAAGATAAAAAAAGTGTACATGTTGTATCATAGAGATGAAAAGGATGACGATAAATTAATAGGATTTTTTTCAACAAAGGAAAAGGCATTGGAAATTGTTGATAAATGGAAAGAAATGAAAGGTTTTAGGGATTTTCCTGAAGGATTTAAAATTAGAACCATGATAATTGGGAAAAATTACTACACAAAAGGGTTTAAATCTAAAAGCCTTAAATAATTAGGAGAAACTATGGAAATATGGATTTTATCACATGGATATGATTATGGAGATGTCTATGATAAGTATAAGTGGAATGAGGAAGCAAGGTTTTTAGGTGCCTATTATACAAAGGAAGAAGGATTGAAGGCACTGGAAAAATATAAAAAAATCAAAGGATTTTGTTCACATTTGGATGGGTTCTGGCTAGAAAAGCATCATTTGGATAAATATGCTGGATGGGAAGGTGGTTATGTTACTTATTATAAAGAAGATGAGGTAAAAATTGATAATTCAAAAAATCAAAAATTATATGTACTTTCTCATTTTTATTATACTGGTAAAGATAAAATAAAAGAAAAACATCGAATTTTATCAGTATGTTTGTCAAAATTAGAAGCTAGGAAGAAAATAAAGGAATATCAGAAAATAGAAGGATTTTCTTCACATATTTCTAATTTTTACATTGAAGAATATATTTTGGATGAAAAAAAAAATAAATAAAAGAAGGAGAGGCTATACAAATTTAGCAAATTAATGTTATGGATAATGAAAAGAAAAATGTAAATAGAGTTTTGAATGAAAAAAAAGAAAATTTAGAAAAGAGAAATTCAAAATCTAGAAAAAAAACAGGAATAATTTTGGGAATAACGGCTTTATTGATTTTAGGAATTATAATTTTGGGGATGATATTTGGTAGAAAAAATATTAATTTTAAAAATCTTGTAACTGAAGATGAAGATGATAAAATTTTTAGAATTAATCCAGTAAAAGATCCACAGGTTACATATTACAATTTTCGTGGAGAAGTTTATCCTGACTGGGCTAAATTTGGGCTGACTCGAAGTAATGGGGCAAGAGGACATCAAGGAATTGATATTTTTGCATTGCCGGGAACAGATGTTTATGCGGTTCTGGATGGAAAAATTGTGGATATGTATGTGGATAAAACAGGGTATGGATTAAATTTTTATTTGGAAGTTAATCCAAAGGAGCTTGAGAAAATAAAAAGAAAAAATTACAAACCTAAAGAAAGTGCAAGAGAATGGGCATACAGCCCAAATTATGACCCTAATACAATGCAAGTAAAATACATTAGATATTGCCATTTAAGTGAAGTGAATGTAAAAATCGGAGATACAGTGAAGGCTGGGCAAGTAATAGCTAAATCAGGTACAACTGGAAATGCAAGTGGAACACATGCTCCTCATCTGCATTTTGAGATAGCCTTTGAAATGAGAGGAAAAGGACTTATAAACAGAGTTGATCCAGAAATGTACTTTAAAATAAAAAATGGAGACAAAATGACAAAACAAGAGATAAATGTCCAGACTGAAGCAGCTAAAACAGAATGGTTTGAAACAAAAGGCTATGATACTGGATTTAGAGATAAAAGTATATTTTTAGATAAAAAAATGAATCCAGATGGAAGCAAAGTGAAAGAAAATTTAAATAAAATTAATAATTTAAAAAGTAGAAAAATTAGGAAAAAATAATTTTTTTAATTAGCAATGATGACACTTAGGAGGAAATTTTTATGGGATTATTTGATTTATTTAAGAAAGAGAATGAAAAAGAAAATGATGCTGAAGCAGTTTCTGAAGAAATAAATACAGATGGCTGGGATGCTATTACAGAAACTTTTAATAAACTTTATCCGGATCAGAAAAATCCATTACATTATGCGGCAATGATAAAATGGAGATTTGGTGGAAATGATCCTTTGGATGGTATTAGTATTTATGATGGAGGGGATTATTGGCACTTTGTTACTTATGGATTGTCTGAACTGCATGAAAAAGTAAGTGAAAATACAGAATACAGCGGTTATGGAATGGAGTTTACATTAAAATTAAAAAAAGATAATTATATTGATGAGGAAGCTGAATTAAAAGGAATTTGTGGAATTTTACAAACAATTGCAAGAGCGACGTTTTCTAGTGGAGAAATATTTAGACCGTATGAATATTTATACACTGGGCAGACGGAAGGAATGGATGTAAATAAAAAGTCAAATATTACAGGGTTTATTACTATTTCTGATGAAAAAGCTGGAATAATTGATACAGTTAATGGAAAAGTGGAATTTATACAATTTATCGGAGTAACTGATAATGAACTGAAAGCAATTCAAAATAAAGAGACAACTGTTAAAGAATTATATGAAAAATTAAACAGCGATGTAACAAACTATAATAGAAAATCAGTATTTTAAATAAAAAAGAGAGTATAAAGGGTAAATCCCTAAATATTCTCTTTTCTTCATTCACAAGTTTTATTTTTCTCTCA
Proteins encoded in this window:
- a CDS encoding DUF7336 domain-containing protein produces the protein MKSEKQKIKKVYMLYHRDEKDDDKLIGFFSTKEKALEIVDKWKEMKGFRDFPEGFKIRTMIIGKNYYTKGFKSKSLK
- a CDS encoding M23 family metallopeptidase; amino-acid sequence: MDNEKKNVNRVLNEKKENLEKRNSKSRKKTGIILGITALLILGIIILGMIFGRKNINFKNLVTEDEDDKIFRINPVKDPQVTYYNFRGEVYPDWAKFGLTRSNGARGHQGIDIFALPGTDVYAVLDGKIVDMYVDKTGYGLNFYLEVNPKELEKIKRKNYKPKESAREWAYSPNYDPNTMQVKYIRYCHLSEVNVKIGDTVKAGQVIAKSGTTGNASGTHAPHLHFEIAFEMRGKGLINRVDPEMYFKIKNGDKMTKQEINVQTEAAKTEWFETKGYDTGFRDKSIFLDKKMNPDGSKVKENLNKINNLKSRKIRKK
- the cysS gene encoding cysteine--tRNA ligase yields the protein MKLYNTMTNKIEEFKTIEENKVKMYVCGPTVYNYIHLGNARPIVVFDTLARYFEHKGMEVEFVQNFTDVDDKIINKSMEEGTSASEVSEKYIKYFFEDISKLNILESVKRPKVTENMAEIIKIIQKLIDNGFAYEKDGDVYFEVKKYKDYGKLSNQKIEELELGARIDVSEIKKNPVDFALWKKKKDGEPFWQSPWGQGRPGWHIECSAMAKKYLGDTFDIHGGGQDLVFPHHENEIAQSKCAYHGNFANYWLHNGFIQINGDKMSKSLGNFFLLREILEKFSGNVVRLFILSTHYRKPINFSFENMEDTKKALQNIIKSMNKFENIVEKYKNEKIENVKNSEFSQKIDEFDKKFEEAMDEDMNTPQALATIFDQIRETNKLISRNESEFSRIYYEIKKSYDSLKAKLENVFGIAIEIENAVKEEDGENMELTKKLIELLIKLRSEARSEKNFKLSDEIRNELKALGVEIKDNKDGSTDYNLL
- the coaBC gene encoding bifunctional phosphopantothenoylcysteine decarboxylase/phosphopantothenate--cysteine ligase CoaBC; translation: MKNILVGVTGGIAAYKSAGIVSLLKKKGYNVKVVMTENATKIVGPLTLETLSRNRIYVDMWDSNPHYEVEHISLADWADMVLIAPATYNIIGKVANGIADDMLTTILSAVSVRKPVFFALAMNVNMYENPILKENIDKLKSFGYRFIDAEEGLLACNYSAKGRMSEPENIVDEIERYSIFSKFENFDTTLKGKKILITSGRTKENIDPVRYLSNNSSGKMGYSIAQAAADMGADVTLISGSTDLKIPNGLKNFISVESALEMYEKVDEYFKNTDIFIACAAVADYRPKEYKKEKIKKSDSDLVMELVRNPDILLEMSKKKEKQLLVGFAAETNDIRENALKKLGKKNLDIIVANNASVMGSDENVIEIIRKDRTSVEISQKSKMELAYDILSEVVCELEKR
- a CDS encoding suppressor of fused domain protein, translated to MGLFDLFKKENEKENDAEAVSEEINTDGWDAITETFNKLYPDQKNPLHYAAMIKWRFGGNDPLDGISIYDGGDYWHFVTYGLSELHEKVSENTEYSGYGMEFTLKLKKDNYIDEEAELKGICGILQTIARATFSSGEIFRPYEYLYTGQTEGMDVNKKSNITGFITISDEKAGIIDTVNGKVEFIQFIGVTDNELKAIQNKETTVKELYEKLNSDVTNYNRKSVF